In Streptomyces sp. NBC_01381, a genomic segment contains:
- a CDS encoding TetR/AcrR family transcriptional regulator, translating into MAEAATARRSRITPEREAELYAAVLDLLREVGYEALTMDAIAARTRSSKATLYRQWGSKPELIARALRHNKPVSIEDIDTGSLRGDFRAMTARSDDCQMERDAALMRGLFHAVHDNPELHQAMRQLLIEPEITGLNAMLRRAVDRGEVAADNPALDYVIHMLVGGFVARDLIEDRTVDRAFLTSYVDAVILPALGV; encoded by the coding sequence ATGGCTGAGGCGGCAACGGCGCGGCGCAGCCGGATCACGCCCGAGCGCGAGGCCGAGCTGTACGCGGCCGTGCTCGATCTGCTCCGCGAAGTCGGGTACGAGGCGCTCACCATGGACGCCATCGCCGCCCGCACCCGGTCCAGCAAGGCCACCCTCTACCGCCAGTGGGGGAGCAAGCCGGAGCTGATCGCCAGGGCGCTGCGGCACAACAAGCCGGTGTCCATCGAGGACATCGACACGGGGTCCCTGCGCGGCGACTTCCGCGCGATGACGGCCCGCTCGGACGACTGTCAGATGGAGCGGGACGCCGCGCTGATGCGGGGCCTGTTCCACGCCGTCCACGACAACCCCGAACTCCACCAGGCGATGCGCCAGTTGCTCATCGAGCCGGAGATCACCGGCCTGAACGCGATGCTGCGCAGAGCGGTGGACCGCGGCGAAGTGGCCGCGGACAACCCGGCGTTGGACTACGTCATCCACATGCTGGTCGGCGGTTTCGTCGCCCGTGACCTGATCGAGGACCGCACGGTCGACCGTGCCTTCCTCACCTCCTATGTCGACGCCGTGATCCTCCCCGCCCTCGGCGTCTGA